The genomic segment AAACCCACGCTTAGCGCACGTTTTCGTTCCATTACTACTCAGACCCCGGTCCCCCCTGAACCTGCCCGCCACCGTGCTCACCCACCTCCTCGGCAGCCCGACCGTCATCTTCGGAACCGCCATCGCCGTCAGCGTCACCGGCGACGGTGAAACCGTCGGCCTCACCGACCGGCAGGTCGCCCGGATCCAGAAAGCACTCGCACACAAACCCGACGAGGGCACCATCGACACCCTCGTCGACAGCCTCTCCCCGTTCCCCACCGTCGTCGGCATGCTCCGCAACATCTAACCCCGACCACCGGCTGGCCCCACGAGGGCCAGCCGGTGAGGGGTGACCCCCTCACACTCCCCCACCAGCAGCTGGCACGGAGGCCGGACCCGACGAGCTGGCTAGGCCAGGTCATATCGACATTCGGCCGCTTGGCACTGGATCGGAGTTCGTTTCAGGCCCGTCCCGGCCCCGGTCCGATGGAAAGACCGTGAGGGCAACCCCTCATGGTCCTGCGTGGAAGTAATACAATACTTGTTTGTATTGCAAGTATTGCAAGTATTGCAAGTATTGCAAGTATTGCAAGTATTGCAAGTAGTGCAAGTATTGCAAGTATTGTGTTTATTGTGAAATAATGAATTATTGTCTTGTTGGCGTGTTAATAAAAGCAATATTCGCAAACAAGGCAATAGTTGAAAGACAATCAACCCTATAAACACAAACAAGTATTGTGTTTATTGACTTTCGAGAGAGGCAAGAACCGTGGTCCACACAGCAGTCATAGCGAACAACAAGGGTGGCGTGTCCAAGACGGAGCTGACCGTACAGCTCGCCGCTGCGCTCGCTCGAGCAGGCCAGCGGATTCTCGTCGTAGACATGGATCCACAGGCGAACGCCACACGTCGCCTCGGCATCGAATGGAACGCCAACGAACCCATCGCCACCATGTCCGAGGTCATCAAAGCCGACCAATCAGGCGCGGGGGAGGGGGCTGTGGTCGCCTGCGGATGGATCAGCCCCGATGGAACTCCAACAGCCGAAGCGGAAAACATCGATGTTCTCCCGGCCCGGTTTGACCTGATCAACCGGGAAACCGAAGCCGGAGTCATCGGAGCTGTGAGACGGCTCCAGAAAGCACTCGACGGATGGACCGACGACTACGACATCATCCTCATCGACACTCGGCCGGACCTGGGCCACCTAGTCCAGATGTCGATGGCGGCCGCCGACACTATCATCGTTCCAACCGACCCAAACTACGACTCCGTCGAAGCAGCCATCCGCGTGAGCGACTTCGTGACTCGTCACGCGATCGACATCGCCAACCCGACGCTCACTGTCGGCGGCATCGTCGTAACGCGACGAAAAGCCACCATCGAACACGACTACCAAATCGAGGGGCTACGCGGCCAGTTCGGGGACCTTGTGTGGAACCTCGGCGGCCTCGTAAAGATGTCCGACGGCTCAGAAATGCTCAACCCGTCCTACATTCCCGAATGGTCACGCTTCGCAGAAGCTGACGCGGCGGCTGTTTCGCTGTCCGACTGGAGCGACCGAAACGGACGCAAGACCGTCGCTCTCTATGACGCCGTCGCTCGAACCTACCTAGCCCGCTTCCTGGGCACCAAGGGGATGGCAGCATGACCGCCCCCAGTCGTCGACGGCCAGGAAGCGCAAGCCCCATCAGGCTGGTGCCCGAGGTCGAAGAAGTCCGCACGCCGCCCGCCATGGAGCCTCCGCCGTCCGCTCCATCACCAACGCCCGACTCCAGTGCGTCATTGGCCCCCGCAGTGGAAAGTGACGAGAAGAAAGCAGTCACGTTTGGGCTCCGCACGTCCCTCAAGAAGCGTGCCGAAACCGCAGTACTCCGAACCGCAGGCTACGACGGCGGCTACACATCAATGGCCGCCCTCGTTGACGGTGCGCTCGAACGTGAACTTGCACGGCTCGCAGTCGAATTCAACGACGGTGAGCCCTTTCCTCGAAATATCGGTGGATTCCGTCAAGGCAGACCCCTCGGAAGCTAACGGCAGAGCTGGAGAGGCGCCACCCCACCACCCCGCGCCACTACGGGAACCGTCACGGAGGCCGGATCCTGATCGAGCCGCTGCGCGGCGCTGTAAGAGCCTTTCGGTTTCACCTGTCTGGCTGATCATCGTAGCTTCCTCCCGTGCCTGCGTTCCGGGCTTTCGCGGCATATCCTCGCTGCGTTCCGGTATTCCACGACCCGGCACTACGGCACTCACGGTCGCTATCGATTTCTCTTGCCAGCTAGGCAAAAAAATTGTTGGTAGAGAGGGAGCAAGATCATGAGTGAGATGGTGACGGTTTACAGTAAGCCGCGGTGTGTGCAGTGCACCGCTACGTACCGGTACTTGGATGCGCGGGGGATTGAGTATCAGGTTGTCGACCTGACTGAGAGTGAGGCAGCGTTGGCGTATGTGTCTGAGGACTTGGGTTATTTCGCGGCGCCGGTGGTGGTGGTGGTGGATGATCAGAATCATTGGTCGGGTTTTCGTCCTGACCGTATCGACCTCATCGGTGCGGAGGCCGCCTCATGAACGAGGCAGAGGGGCCGCCGGCCGGGACTCCGGAGGACGACAGTTACCGGGCGGGGTGGTTGGCGGGGCATGCTGCCCGGCAGGTCGAGGTCGACGAGCTCGAAACGTTGGCGGATCGGTACTACCGGGCGGCGTTTGATGATGAGCGTCGGATCCCGCGGGAGATCGTCAGTTACGAGGAGCTCGAGCAACGCCGGCGCCTGAGTGAGCCGCCGCGTGAAGTGACCCGCAGTGAGGCCCTCGCCTCGTGGGGTATTGACGAGGACCCACCCGCACGAACCGTCACCGTGCAGGGCTCGCCGTCGCCGGCGGGGACAACGAACCGGTCGAGCAGGAGGAGCACCATGAGTACCAGAATCATCATCGGGAACCTGGCGAGTGACCCGGAGGCTGTGCAGGCCGGCCGGGTGCAGATTGTGAAGCTTCGCGTGGTCGAGAACACGGGGGAGTATCGGCAGGGCGCGTGGGTGGAGCATGAGGCGCCGACGACGCATTTTGTGGAAGCAAAATTTGAGCTCGGGCAGAACACCCTCGACACCCTCCACAAAGGTGATGCCGTGATCGTCGTCGGGCAGGAGCACACCGTCTCCTGGGGTCAAGGCGCGCAGAAACGGTACGGGCGCGTCATCGACGCCGACGCCATCGGCCCCAACCTCACCCGCGCCACCGCGACCATCCAACGCCGCAGCACGCCCACACCCGCATAAACCTGCGGCGGCGCGTGACCGCCCGCCCCTGACCGGCGCCGGCGAGGTCGCCACCGCCTGCGACCGCCCGGGCCCAGTCGGTGGCAGGTGAAGCGTCCAGGCGCTACCGCTGGGACGCGCGGCTTTGCCGCGCCCGCAACAGGCTTCGCGGCGCCGTGTGGGTCTCTGCCCGCGGTTCGGCTGGCTCCTCCAGCCGGCCGCCGCGCTGGCTGCTCAGGCGAGCCTTCGCGCAATAACGTAAAACGTATTA from the Cryobacterium sp. CG_9.6 genome contains:
- a CDS encoding single-stranded DNA-binding protein, translated to MNEAEGPPAGTPEDDSYRAGWLAGHAARQVEVDELETLADRYYRAAFDDERRIPREIVSYEELEQRRRLSEPPREVTRSEALASWGIDEDPPARTVTVQGSPSPAGTTNRSSRRSTMSTRIIIGNLASDPEAVQAGRVQIVKLRVVENTGEYRQGAWVEHEAPTTHFVEAKFELGQNTLDTLHKGDAVIVVGQEHTVSWGQGAQKRYGRVIDADAIGPNLTRATATIQRRSTPTPA
- the nrdH gene encoding glutaredoxin-like protein NrdH, with the translated sequence MVTVYSKPRCVQCTATYRYLDARGIEYQVVDLTESEAALAYVSEDLGYFAAPVVVVVDDQNHWSGFRPDRIDLIGAEAAS
- a CDS encoding AAA family ATPase, which codes for MVHTAVIANNKGGVSKTELTVQLAAALARAGQRILVVDMDPQANATRRLGIEWNANEPIATMSEVIKADQSGAGEGAVVACGWISPDGTPTAEAENIDVLPARFDLINRETEAGVIGAVRRLQKALDGWTDDYDIILIDTRPDLGHLVQMSMAAADTIIVPTDPNYDSVEAAIRVSDFVTRHAIDIANPTLTVGGIVVTRRKATIEHDYQIEGLRGQFGDLVWNLGGLVKMSDGSEMLNPSYIPEWSRFAEADAAAVSLSDWSDRNGRKTVALYDAVARTYLARFLGTKGMAA